One Aegilops tauschii subsp. strangulata cultivar AL8/78 chromosome 2, Aet v6.0, whole genome shotgun sequence genomic window, CGGGGGGAGCAACAGCTTCGCCAAGACTTAAGATAAGTTCTTATTTCAACATCTGTATCATTATCATCTGAATTGCTACCTTAAGTTGGATTGCTGATACAGTTTATGTTGTCAACACAGCGGTGAGTGCTGAGCTTGATAACCTAGACCGCCAAAGGGCTTCTATAGAAGAAAGAAAGGACGCTGTCAAGAAGAAGGAGAAAGACATGCTGAAGGCACAGTAAGTCCAGATTTGTATCACCGAGTACATGTATGTACATTTTGCTTTCGTAACTGCACACATGCCATCAGTGGGAAACTATTTGGATGGTCAAGCTAGCTAGAAAATCTCATCTGGGCTGTATAACTAGCAGCACCATTACGTTGTCCATCCCAACAGTAAGTTATATGTAGTGGCCTGTTTGATATTCACCGTTATATAAGAACTAGGATTGAAGTTCAAATCGGTATTTGTAGTTCATTACTAAATTATGAATTTGGATAATGCTACCGCTCCCTTATCTTCCCCCTGACATATTTTGCCATTGCATTTCATTGCACACAAGATTGTCGAGCAAAGTTTGGTGATTTTTCTAAACACTGGTTGGAATGTAAATGACTGGTTCCTCCTAATTCAGTATGAGTTGAGTTTCAGGACTGTTGCTTGTACCGGTTATCCTATTTCGCAGTTAAATTGACCAACTACATTTTTGTGCAGAAGTATGCTCTCCATGTGTGTGTCAGTTACAAATATCATGCCAGATTTCGAAGATCAGGAGAAGATTTCTGGATGTATCCTTTCAATATGTTACTGTTTTGGCTTCTTTTCTTGTACTGAAGGACATCAGTTTCTACCTATGGACGTCAAATAAACTACTATTCTGCATTTTGTCACTATATTATTTATATCTACAGCAAACAAAACTTGTGTGCAATCCTTAGCTTTTTATCAGATATTGTTGACAAGAATAGGAAGAAGCTAGATAAGTTCGAATTTGAGAAGACAATGTCACCAGTTGAGATCGGCGACAAGCTTTGGAAAATGATTTAGGGCCTGGTACCTGCAGATTGTAGTCATTGTACATTAGCAGCAATTGCATTTGTAGGCTGTTGTGCAAGGTAACCGCCCACCAATCGGAAGAATGCAACTCTCCCAGTTGCTTCAGATGACCTAGTTGTATGGCATCCTGTTATTCATATCTTGGCAAATATACTAGCTCAGCTCTGTTGTCGATCTGGATTTGATTTCCTGCACTGGCATTTCACTCACTTTTAGTTTGAGAAGCCAAATCTCCCTTATATCAGCACCTGCTACTCCATACCTCTTAGGCCTGTACGATGTGTAAAATGTAATGTTTGCCCTGTTTCTTTTTGTTGGATGTTTTTGTCACTTTTACTTTATGTTGCTCACCTGTATTGTTTAATTTTTTTTCCGAGAAAACGCAAGAGACTTTGCGTTTCATTTCATTGAACAGGAAGAAATCGGGGGTACAACTTCCAGAAAGGAgggacacacacacacatacacgaCCGTCGTCACCAAGCGACTACAACTAGGTGAGGAGGTGCCCTCAACTACAGACATGCAACGACATTAGGCCTCGCCCAGCAGGGCAACGTCAGTGCCATTGCCAAACGCCTCTAGGGGCAGCGTCAGCGCCATTGCCAAACGCCTCCAGGGACGATTGCAGCCCCATGACTGCCCAGGCCAACGTACCTCGCACCCATGTGCCTAGAGAGTCGGCGGGCGAAGGGCAGGGCCTGACATGAACAGGTGAAACAATCGTTGGGGAAGCATGGGCGCTGGCATACGTTGCGATCTGCTCCCTGTGTAGCAGTCTATTCCAGCGCGATGCATCACCAGCCTCCATCTGCCGCATCAAACTCCACTTGCAGCCAAAGCAGCGCCTTCAAGAGGGGAACGGCGCTGAGACGCCGCCGCTGCCCGGACCGGGAGACCGGACCTGGGATTTCTCCTGGTGCTCGAGGAGGAGATCTGGTCAGGGTCATGCCAACGCCTCCAAGGAGGTGACGACACCCTCGGGCGTCGCCGTTGACAGCGCAGGCCGTCGCCGCGCGGGGATTTCGCCCTGACCCATGAACAAAGACCTCAGATGCAATGGCAGATCGGACTTGGCGAAGAACGTCGGAGAAGACCAGCACACATGGAGGGATGCCTAGGAACGTTGTCGTCACAGGAGAAGCACCGACCGGCGTAGCGCCAGCAGGCCGGCCACCGCCGGAAGGGCGACGAGCAGGCAACAGCAGCCACctgcaccgcgccgccgccgcgccggcccgcAGCATCCGCCGCCAGGAACCGCCGAGGCACAACAAACAACAGCCATCAAGGACCGCCGCGCGCGTGCACACCCACCCAGCGGCTACCAACGGCGGCGGCCGGGAGGGGTGGAAGGAGGGGGCGGGTGGGTTGGGGCAGAAAAAGAATCGCAGGCCAGGGCGGGCCCGCGCGGCCCAGATCTGGGCGCCCTCATCTCTGCCGCTCGCAGCAGCGGCCGGCCGCCGCCTCAGCAGCGCCACCGCACGTGCAATCCACATCATCACGACCTCCCCTGAGCACAGACAACTGCCTGCCTCGCCACCGCGCGCTCCCGCCGCTCTAGCACACCAAAGAGCAGTGTGCGAGCCCACGAACaagggccccgccgccgccgtccaccgGCGAGGGCTTCGCCCGCCAGCATcctccggcgacggcgaggggagggaggggaggagggggcttggggcggcggctagggtttcgccACCCGAGTCGCCCCCTGAAAGCGACGCGGGGGCCGGGGGGTGGGTGCTTCAGGGGgcattttccaaaaaaaaaaaagGCTTCCATTTGTTTAAAATCATGTTGAAATAATGTGATCACCATATATTGATGTATGATATGTAGAATATAAATGAAATATCATGTGCTCTGTTTGTTTCAATATATGGTTCATTCATATATTTTCTTCTGTCCATAATTAATGAAAGGTAGAGGCACTTCTTGATTTATTTTTCTTTGACCAACAATTTGTGTAACCATGTTAGGATTGCGCGATGCAGATATATATCATTGGCTTCGACGGTTGATGTTGAAAAGATCACATCTCAATGCTATTGACTTTCATAGATGATCCACATTTAATTGGATATATTGTGGATTTTGAAAGTTGGGTGCATCGTGTATTTCTGGACGGAAGGAATATGGCTCTACATTTCATCAATCTCGAAATACTAGTACTGTGAAGTTTGTAGAACTTGCAAACCCAGCCACCCAGGTGGGTTTAGCTAGTGTTAATTTGAATGGccggcaaaaaaaaaaaaatgcTTGATTCACGTGATCATCTTCTCAGACCAGGAAAGTGAAGCGCATCGAGCACCTGAATTAACAACTTGACAGAAAACAACGTGAGGGTGATACTTCCCATACTTTTTTGCATCTCTTCTACTCCAGATTAATTATAGGACAAATCATATACGTTCGCCAAGGGGATGTAGCTCATATGGTAGAGCGCTCGCTTCGCATGCGAGAGGCACGGGGTTCGATTTCCCGCTTCTCCATTTTTTTGCACTTTATGCTTCTATATCCCtatttcttgctgttatttatagaTGATGTTTTAGCCAAACTCACGTATAAATCACACGTTTAGCCTTGGACCAATGTTGCTTCAAGATTTCACGCAAGCGCACATGGAGAACTGCAGCGTGCTTCTGTCTCGCGACGTTGCCGTCTGTTTAGTGATGATTCTGAGGGCTCGTATTTGCTTGTTTTGGGCAGTGGTGCGCGATGAGCCTATTTCCCGCTTCTCCATTTTTTTGCACTTTATGCTTCTATATCCCtatttcttgctgttatttatagaTGATGTTTTAGCCAAACTCACGTATAAATCACACGTTTAGCCTTGGACCAATGTTGCTTCAAGATTCACGCAAGCGCACATGGAGAACTGCAGCGTGCTTCTGTCTCGCGACGTTGCCGTCTGTTTAGTGATGATTCTGAGGGCTCGTATTTGCTTGTTTTGGGCAGTGGTGCGCGATGAGCCTATTTTGTGCTTTCCTCCTGAGGTGTGTGTGTTTTGCCGTTCGTATTTGCGTTTTGCTTCTAATTGTAAACAAGGCGATGTTATTACTACGGGAGAAATCACTAGTTAAAACGTATCTCTTGTAAAGGCCACTTTCACCTTCTCTCGTGGTGACAAGTGTCGTAGTGCATGTGTTATATATTTCGTAACCTGAGAGTTTTGCTATAACGCCCCGGTCACAATCACCGGTTCAAGACCGTTACGCCTATCATGATTTAGACTAGCCCTCACATATCAACTAGTTTTTTTTTATGCACTTTATTCTCACTCGTGTGTATTTAGGATCAACTTTCGGGTCAGTCACCCATCCTCAAACCGCACCAAGTCAAGAACGCTTAACTTTGAAGTTATTTACGAATGAGCTCTCGGAAAAGAAGAAATTCCTTATTAATATGAGTAATCTATCATTACTATTAAGTCAGGACATCACATTTGCGATTTTTTTCCGTAGATTTGTTTATTTAAGACATTTTGTCTCTTGAACCGTGTGTCCAAATCATGAACTATTTTCACAGTTGGGTTTCTTCTAAACTTGACTGTATTTTTTT contains:
- the LOC109733790 gene encoding kinetochore protein SPC24 homolog, whose protein sequence is MAEDAGSRIEVANLLSLGEDLVGVLLGSKDGEALAQACDGARMLRSACCSDSGDLELQVKEYQEKLNSFKEKLDKAKAETVTDEELNTLRNEMEEKLRGEQQLRQDLRAVSAELDNLDRQRASIEERKDAVKKKEKDMLKAQSMLSMCVSVTNIMPDFEDQEKISGYIVDKNRKKLDKFEFEKTMSPVEIGDKLWKMI